The following coding sequences lie in one Rutidosis leptorrhynchoides isolate AG116_Rl617_1_P2 chromosome 6, CSIRO_AGI_Rlap_v1, whole genome shotgun sequence genomic window:
- the LOC139853452 gene encoding endoplasmic reticulum oxidoreductin-1-like: protein MSQCVFSKQPLGAIYTWAGKWLSLACVSHVPSQMIHNSSITVALVGTLMKGLVLMTDGYVCYNFAYILSLCTHFILSLYIWALLMQKLDRTRTIPNTNIRAEINGGSFTLSTPVHLEGWILECHWKWMEKELSDTCKSPLTIDDCCCDYKSIDYVNVIYLHPVLQELVKRPFFRYFRVKLAYDCPFWPDDYLCQEGKSEATVDLTLDANSFKEWVEIDNPWTHDDESDNGEMMYVNLLLNPEGYTGYSGPSTRRIWDAIYSENCPRYAYGETCKENKVLYKLVSGLHSSISVHAANSIRFMLLQLQWGPNFMLMHDRVLKHPDRVENLYFTFLFVLRSVIKAAAYLDQVDYESGNEADDLAQWMIKHLVWISKLHVVCALPFDEAEIWKGHGGSILRKQIQDQFRNISALMDCVGCEKCRLWGKLQVLGLGTALKILFSVDNQGNQDPQLILQRNEVIALINLLHQLSESIVYVYEMRDKVEEPSKVARSSISGEERRIDD, encoded by the exons ggTTTAGTGCTAATGACTGATGGTTATGTGTGTTATAATTTCGCTTATATCTTGAGTTTATGCACGCATTTTATCCTTAGTTTGTACATCT GGGCACTTCTAATGCAGAAGCTTGATCGTACGAGAACCATACCGAATACAAATATACGGGCTGAAATAAATGGAGGAAGTTTTACACTCTCTACACCAGT CCATTTGGAGGGTTGGATTTTGGAATGCCACTGGAAGTGGATGGAAAAGGAGTTATCA GATACTTGTAAATCTCCACTCACCATTGACGACTGCTGTTGCGATTATAAAAGCATTGATTATGTGAATGTAATATATTTACATCCCGTGTTACAAGAGCTTGTTAAGAGGCCTTTCTTCAGATATTTCAGG GTGAAGTTAGCGTATGATTGCCCGTTCTGGCCTGATGACTATTTATGTCAAGAAGGAAAGTCAGAGGCTACTGTTGACCTTACTCTAGATGCTAATTCATTTAAAGAATGGGTTGAAATTGACAATCCATGGACTCATGATGATGAATCTGATAATG GTGAAATGATGTATGTGAATTTGCTACTGAACCCTGAAGGTTATACGGGTTACTCTGGGCCATCAACAAGAAGAATATGGGATGCTATATATTCAGAAAATTGCCCAAGAT ATGCTTATGGAGAGACATGTAAAGAAAACAAAGTACTATATAAGCTGGTATCTGGTCTGCATTCCTCAATTTCGGTCCACGCTGCTAATTCTATCAGGTTCATGTTGT TACAATTGCAGTGGGGTCCAAATTTTATGTTGATGCATGACCGTGTCTTGAAACATCCCGATCGTGTGGAAAATTTGTACTTCACTTTCCTATTTGTTCTTAGATCCGTGATAAAA GCGGCTGCTTACTTAGATCAGGTTGATTATGAATCGGGTAACGAAGCGGATGATCTAGCCCAATGGATGATTAAACATTTGGTTTGGATATCCAAACTGCATGTTGTATGTGCTCTTCCGTTTGATGAGGCAGAAATTTGGAAAGGCCATGGTGGATCAATTCTCAGGAAACAAATCCAAGATCAGTTTCGAAACATCAG TGCACTGATGGACTGTGTTGGGTGTGAGAAATGTCGTCTATGGGGAAAACTTCAGGTTCTTGGACTTGGAACTGCATTAAAAATTCTCTTCTCTGTTGACAATCAAGGAAATCAAGATCCACAA CTGATATTACAAAGAAATGAAGTGATCGCCCTAATTAATCTACTGCATCAGCTGTCAGAATCCATTGTGTATGTCTATGAAATGAGAGACAAG GTGGAAGAACCTAGCAAAGTAGCAAGAAGTAGCATATCAGGTGAAGAAAGACGTATAGACGATTAG